From the Ipomoea triloba cultivar NCNSP0323 chromosome 8, ASM357664v1 genome, the window ttttccttctaataACAATATGTGGTTGAAGTGATTGATACGGAGTATAAAGAAGTTTGCTTGAACAATTTCTCTTATATGGCTTATCAATTCTAGATATAAGCAAGGGAGAACATGGCTACTtgttttggtttggtttgtAGATGTGATCGACATTTGTAGATGGGCAAGATCAAGATGTATGCATGAAGATGGCTTCTTCTGATTTTGGTTATTAATTTGAATACAAGTTAGTTGTAGTgtgaaatgaaatataatataatatgaacacaattttttttttttgataatatgaCTTGATTCACAAGAGTCGTGCTCCATCCACTCGACTGCTCTTTTTGTCTTTAGGTGTACGTATAGTAATCTCGGATGAATCatgcttattatatttattaaaatgttgTTTTAGTTAAAAAGTTGTTAACAATAGATTTCATGcaataagtgcaagtagttgaaagttataactatatatatttcttatttgaCCTTTATGGTTGTCTTTATTTTAACAAGTCGTCTTCCCTGATACATATAATTGACCAATCGGAATCCCCATATAGTAAATAGGTTGGAGTAGTTCAAAAGTGCTTTAGATAAGAATAAATGCATCTACATTAATGAGCAAAAAGGTGTTTGATAGGTAAAAGAGCTAGAAATTAATACGAGGAATTGTAGAAGAGATTTTCATGCATGTATTTGCAAGACAAGCACACGTCCTTAAATTCCTTTGTAATATTTCTTTAATCATATTATCTATCATCATTTCTTGCTTCATGAAAGTGTTTGGGACCATTAATAAGTCAATTgaaataactaataattaaagTGAGAGACGGTTTCTTGTGCGCAGTGAGCAAATGTCTAGCCTCTGTTTTTAATTGAGTTACCATGACTTTGTCGGGTTGGAGTGTGGGGCTCTTGGGATTgaaaattcaaccttttgggagaagaataaCTAATAATTCACAGGAATTGTCTTGCATCTTGAATTTAACTGTGCATGTGCCTTGAGATCTTTGAGTTAGCTactcattaaattaaattgactttATAAGAGACAAGATGACTTCGTAGTGGCTATAGCATACCCGGCCTTAAGCAAAGGAGTTGTGTCAACTATGTTCATCGTGATGTATGTTTAGATCACCTCACAAGgttaacatttttcttttcatttttatatttacatgtgaggattaaataaaaactaattgcaactgaataaaaaaaaaactaattgcaAGAAATCGAATTGAATACAAAGGCATTTGTTAGCATCAACTACTCTTTAGGTTCATGCAAACAAGGGCGTCTGTTTGGTAGAGCTTTATTTTAAACTACGCAAAAGTTAGTAGGCTTAAAATAGACTATAAGCTCTACTCTATATATGTGTAGACCAATATTTTTCCTtaaagctcgaacccaccccatTAACTAGTATTGGAGCACAAAGAGGCAGCAACgctctccactgaggctcgaacccaccctcTTTCACATGGGGGTacaaccggatgccactagaccacatgACCATAACAAGTCAATTTATCTCTTTAACAttattaataacaaaaaaaaagtatgtcataaatcataatggttaataatcaaataaataattcaattaaagaGCAATGCTTAGTCGGATAATAGCATTCacaatgattgaatgatatTTTCACTCCGAACCATTATTACTTATATCTATTTAACTTTGCACAATCactcaaaaattatttatattatatgctaaatagataaacaaaacaaaacaaaacaaaaaaacaaaaaaacaaaaaaacaaaaacagagaAAGGCAAACAACATGTATTATTGTTTGTACTCTAGCGAGGATCTAAGATAGTGAAGCTACATCCATTTCCTGAACTCATTTCCTGTGTGTTTGAAGAGCACTCACCTTCATTTACTTTCCGTTCTGTGAAAAATCCAGGTTCTTTTGCTTCAGGTAAGGTGTTGTCATTAGACAATATTGTTACCACAGAAGACATAGTTGGTCTATCTTCTGGACGCTCTTGCACACATAATAGTCCAACATGGATACACCTTTGAACTTGAGATATATCACATGATGGAGCTAGGTGGACATCAATTAGTTCCAgagctttattttctttatacaACTTCCATGCCTACATACAAAGCTATATTAGATCAGTAAAGAGCGTGACATaagcaattcaaaaaatataaagattaaaaaaaagtagTCTATTGTGACCTACATGACCGATAAGGTTGTGACCATGGTCGGGGTGACAAAATTTTCTGTTTCTTTTTCCAGTTACAATCTCCAACAACAAAACCCCAAAACTAAATGTGTCtgattttattgaaaatattccaTCAATAGCATATTCTGGAGAAATGTATCCACTGCCATAAAAGAggacatttttattaattaagaaaagtaATGGATAACAATTGGTGCTCTAAcccaaataaaaacaaaattaattaagttaaGGTTCTTACTGTGTCCCGAAAATACGATTTGTATTTGCTTCAGTTGCATCCCCTACAACACTTCTTGCTAGCCCAAAGTCTGAAATCTTAGGATTCATGTTGTTATCTAGTAAAACATTGCTTGCTTTAAGATCTCTATGGATGACCCTTAGTCGAGAATCTTGGTGGAGGTACATTAGTCCTCGTGCCGTCCCAATAATAATGGAAAGACGCTTTGGCCAATCAAGCAGTTTGCTCCTTGCTTCATCTAGCAAAAGTATTTTAATCACCTAAGGTTTcacactataaatataacaaagtAATTATTGTGGTTTGATTTATGAGAGATTAGAAAGGCAAACCAAATATGAAGGTATCTAGGCTTTTATTTGCCATGAACTCGTAGACCAAAAGCTTTTCTTCTCCTTGTATACAACAACCAAGAAGCTTTACTAAATTTCGATGTTGAAGTTTGGCAATACAAATAACTTCGTTTTTGAACTCTTCTACTCCTTGTGTGGAAGCCTTCGAGAGACGCTTCACAGCAATTTCTTGTTTGTCTTCGAAAACACCCTagatatttgaaataaatatgcATATATGGTATGAATTAAATGTAGAGAAGTTTCGAAAATAATGAGATTATCACATACATACCCGATAAACAGCTCCAAATCCACCCTCTCCAACCTTGTTGTCATATAAAAAGTTATTTGTAGCTTTTGATATTGTAGACAGATCAAATAGTGGTaattctaaccattcttttAGCTTCATTTCCTTCTTACTCTTTTTATAAAAGTACAAACCAAGGCTTAGACCTAGCAAGGTCATTGTAGTGAGCCCTAATACCAAACCTCCAATGATGATTTTTACTTTCTTCCCCTTTGAGCTAGAATGAGGGCCACCTGTAATTGAAtttgaccctgtttggtaaaatagttagcttattagttaattttgacttatttgaccaaatgcactattagctatttgacttgattaaaaaaatcaatggaagtgtttggttaataaactttttgtaactccaaaatgctaaaattaaaaaagcgattaaaattaactttttcaattaacttcctgagaaaagaaattatatgaaACAagtatcaactaacaactaatttaacaaacaccaatcaactaatgttatcaagtagttataccctctaacccaatcgacgaacagctattagctaataGCCATTTACCAAGCAGGCCAATTGTATTATCTACAAATTTTGAGTCACTTCATCAACCTtttatcaaacaaaataaagaaaattattatatgtACCTGGTATTTCAGAAGAATCAAGTCTGATGTAAATGTCTTGCCCCTTTTCAAGCAACACTCGAATGTCAATCAACTCATTAAACCAAAGGAGACAACCACTTCCTCCCTTGCTTATATCTAAACTCGAATAAGCCGTGCACGAGCAATTCTTCAGACACTTGTGCTCACAATCTTTAAGGCTCATAGTCCTGTTAAACCAAGAATAAGAAGTGTCTGGCAATTTTATACCAGAATACTTCTTGAACCCATCTGTTCCATTCTCGCATTTCAGAGGCTTCCTCCTATGGCAACCATCAGACCAGTTATTCAACCCCTTTCTATTATTGTTTGTAAATTTTTCGAAACATCCACAAACTGGGGAATTGGCCATGTTACATATTCCATTTGCACCACATATTGCATAGATGTCACAAACATCCCTAGGGGTTTTTATGAAACTGATCCAACTTTGAACCTCATGTACCCATGCCAATAATTGGAGGTCACCTGAGCTAGTTAAAACTTCCCTCGCCACGATCCAGTTGTTGAGGATATCGTACCGGGCATAAACCTCCCTCGGGTTCATGCTCACTTGGTACTTGTATTGACGAGCATCAGGGGCCAATTCGGGCATTCCACTCCACCCGAGACCATTCCAGGGCCCAGTTACAAACCTCTTTTGTGAACCATTCTTGATTACACCTTGTGGGTACCCGGTTGGGTCGTAGTGGAGTGTGAATTGCCCCGAGGATGGGTCGTTTTCGCTCTTCCTAGCCGTGGCATATACCTCGTGGCCTGTCACGAAATTCCACCCGAGCTTCATGCCTGGAAGAACAGTATCAGTTGGGTGTAATCTAGACTGAACCCCATGTCACAAgattatattcattaaaaagCTGTTAATTAACAACAAATTTCAAGCAACAAGGGCAAGTAGTTGCATGAGAGTTAATGCTATTTTGACAAGTCCACACCTGTCAAATACTAGGTATAATAATCCAATCAAGTGACCTCGTCAGATA encodes:
- the LOC116027606 gene encoding G-type lectin S-receptor-like serine/threonine-protein kinase At4g27290; the protein is MKLGWNFVTGHEVYATARKSENDPSSGQFTLHYDPTGYPQGVIKNGSQKRFVTGPWNGLGWSGMPELAPDARQYKYQVSMNPREVYARYDILNNWIVAREVLTSSGDLQLLAWVHEVQSWISFIKTPRDVCDIYAICGANGICNMANSPVCGCFEKFTNNNRKGLNNWSDGCHRRKPLKCENGTDGFKKYSGIKLPDTSYSWFNRTMSLKDCEHKCLKNCSCTAYSSLDISKGGSGCLLWFNELIDIRVLLEKGQDIYIRLDSSEIPGSNSITGGPHSSSKGKKVKIIIGGLVLGLTTMTLLGLSLGLYFYKKSKKEMKLKEWLELPLFDLSTISKATNNFLYDNKVGEGGFGAVYRGVFEDKQEIAVKRLSKASTQGVEEFKNEVICIAKLQHRNLVKLLGCCIQGEEKLLVYEFMANKSLDTFIFDEARSKLLDWPKRLSIIIGTARGLMYLHQDSRLRVIHRDLKASNVLLDNNMNPKISDFGLARSVVGDATEANTNRIFGTHGYISPEYAIDGIFSIKSDTFSFGVLLLEIVTGKRNRKFCHPDHGHNLIGHAWKLYKENKALELIDVHLAPSCDISQVQRCIHVGLLCVQERPEDRPTMSSVVTILSNDNTLPEAKEPGFFTERKVNEGECSSNTQEMSSGNGCSFTILDPR